A stretch of Endozoicomonas sp. SCSIO W0465 DNA encodes these proteins:
- a CDS encoding transposase: MKNDLIELYSDYLLSSSGKTTATGVSELLDNVYSHDQFTRLLSNNEFTSRDLWLYVKPVVRQVECSDGVLIFDDTIQEKQFSKENALNTWHFDHTKNRTVKGINLLNAHYHAGDASIPVAYKLIEKTILYTDLKTKKVRRYAEQTKNEMMREMLMICCHNQLMFRYVLADSWFCSNDNMMFIRHDCNKHFLMAMKSNRKVSLSLDDKLQGRSQRIDTVDFSEDKPVQGWIAGVDFPVLLYRQVFKNKDGSTGILYLVCSDLDCCIFW; encoded by the coding sequence ATGAAAAATGATCTCATAGAACTTTATTCTGACTACCTGTTGTCGTCGTCTGGGAAGACCACTGCAACGGGAGTGTCAGAGCTTTTGGATAATGTCTACAGTCATGACCAATTCACCCGATTGCTTTCAAACAATGAGTTTACCAGTCGTGACTTATGGCTTTACGTTAAACCCGTCGTGCGACAGGTTGAGTGCAGTGATGGGGTTTTGATCTTTGACGATACGATTCAGGAAAAGCAGTTCAGCAAAGAGAATGCCCTGAACACCTGGCATTTTGATCATACAAAAAATCGCACCGTGAAAGGTATAAATCTGCTCAATGCACACTACCATGCCGGAGATGCGTCGATTCCTGTCGCCTATAAATTGATCGAGAAAACCATCCTGTACACCGACTTGAAGACAAAAAAGGTAAGACGATATGCAGAGCAAACCAAAAATGAAATGATGCGGGAGATGCTGATGATTTGCTGCCATAACCAGCTTATGTTCCGCTATGTCCTTGCAGATAGCTGGTTTTGCTCAAACGACAATATGATGTTTATTCGACACGACTGTAATAAACATTTCCTGATGGCGATGAAGTCAAACCGCAAGGTATCCCTCAGTCTGGACGACAAATTACAAGGCCGTTCACAGCGTATAGATACTGTTGATTTTTCAGAAGATAAGCCTGTACAAGGGTGGATAGCAGGTGTCGATTTCCCTGTTCTGCTATACCGTCAGGTCTTTAAAAACAAAGACGGAAGCACAGGCATTCTCTATCTGGTTTGCAGCGATCTTGACTGTTGCATATTCTGGTAA
- a CDS encoding DUF3343 domain-containing protein has product MKRSFLLLPSMRLAIKAEAFCRVNNIACEVVPVPRQISSECGMCLEVDNGAAEQVQRQLEQAGLAATLASTE; this is encoded by the coding sequence ATGAAACGATCCTTTTTGCTGCTGCCTTCCATGCGTCTGGCGATCAAGGCTGAGGCTTTTTGCCGAGTCAACAATATTGCCTGCGAAGTTGTACCTGTGCCCCGGCAGATTTCATCTGAGTGTGGTATGTGCCTTGAGGTGGACAACGGCGCAGCCGAACAGGTACAGAGGCAACTGGAGCAGGCTGGTCTGGCCGCGACCCTGGCCAGTACGGAATAA
- the yedF gene encoding sulfurtransferase-like selenium metabolism protein YedF: MQDQLQKPTTSSSASATPELYTLDMRGYLCPQPLIKTRQLWKTLAAGEQFQVVVDNDIAHLNLVSFLSDQGAEPSVQKEGDDCWVIVATRATDSAISNATVITKPAANTAPEVSVAVGQQTANQTANYIVVLKSDGMGHGDDDLGRLLVKGYLNTLRELENKPTAIILYNGGALIANQGSGSEAALRALEEDGVDVIVCGACVDFFAIKETLAAGRISNMYEIAEKIAQTGHVVYP; encoded by the coding sequence ATGCAAGATCAATTACAAAAGCCAACAACATCATCATCAGCATCAGCAACCCCGGAGCTCTACACGCTCGATATGCGGGGGTATCTCTGTCCCCAGCCATTGATAAAAACCCGGCAACTCTGGAAAACGCTGGCAGCCGGTGAGCAGTTTCAGGTAGTGGTGGATAACGATATTGCCCATCTCAATCTGGTCAGTTTCCTGAGCGATCAGGGTGCAGAGCCGAGTGTGCAGAAGGAAGGCGACGATTGCTGGGTCATCGTTGCTACTCGTGCAACAGATAGCGCCATATCCAACGCAACGGTTATAACAAAACCAGCGGCAAACACCGCTCCCGAAGTAAGCGTTGCTGTTGGGCAGCAAACAGCTAACCAGACAGCCAACTATATCGTCGTGTTGAAAAGTGACGGTATGGGACATGGGGATGATGATCTGGGCCGACTGCTGGTCAAGGGTTATCTCAATACACTGCGTGAGTTAGAGAACAAACCCACGGCCATTATTCTCTACAATGGCGGTGCCTTGATAGCCAATCAGGGCTCTGGCTCAGAGGCAGCACTCAGGGCACTCGAAGAGGATGGTGTTGATGTGATCGTTTGTGGAGCCTGTGTCGATTTCTTTGCCATCAAAGAGACGCTGGCGGCAGGGCGTATCTCCAATATGTATGAGATTGCTGAAAAGATCGCACAGACTGGCCATGTCGTTTATCCATGA
- a CDS encoding aminotransferase class V-fold PLP-dependent enzyme, with translation MNSRLTKPSLTYFDNSATTFPKPAAVAQAMTRYLLEEGGSYGRSSHARAFRASAVVERCRERLAQLMDISQVEHLCFTNNATHAANVILQGIDFASSKAVTRAEVLISPLEHNAIARPLAHLEGCGLITVRQLPTGSDGVVQTDLIASVLTENTRLVIVNHQSNVNGAIQPLAKIRQAIGQVPLMADVSQSLGKLPVRVDEWGIDYLIFTGHKGLFGPPGTGGLFIRQPDTVKPLHLGGTGSNSEHLTMPERMPDRFEAGTPNMVGIYGLLAALDNVPEPQHSRSDFFALMAAIEALPGYRIQRTENQDAQGEVISLLHDCIDAATLSWKLEKEFGIETRPGLHCAPLAHQFLNSFPDGTCRLSPSPLHTTADFDYLITALAAISRESGREHVRKGRV, from the coding sequence ATGAACAGTCGTTTAACTAAGCCCAGCTTAACCTATTTCGACAACAGTGCCACCACTTTTCCCAAACCGGCTGCTGTCGCGCAGGCGATGACCCGCTACCTGCTAGAGGAAGGTGGCAGTTATGGGCGTTCCTCCCATGCCCGTGCATTTCGGGCGAGTGCTGTGGTGGAGCGTTGCCGGGAGCGTCTGGCGCAGCTGATGGATATCAGCCAGGTTGAGCATCTCTGTTTTACCAACAATGCGACACACGCTGCCAATGTGATTTTGCAGGGCATCGACTTCGCCAGTTCTAAAGCGGTTACCAGGGCTGAAGTGTTAATTTCGCCCCTGGAGCACAATGCTATCGCACGACCATTGGCGCATCTGGAAGGATGCGGGTTGATAACTGTTCGGCAACTACCGACGGGTTCTGATGGTGTCGTTCAGACTGATCTGATTGCTTCGGTTTTGACCGAAAACACAAGACTGGTGATTGTTAATCACCAGAGTAATGTCAACGGTGCTATTCAGCCACTGGCGAAGATCAGGCAGGCGATTGGACAGGTACCTTTGATGGCGGATGTCTCTCAATCATTGGGCAAATTGCCTGTACGAGTGGATGAATGGGGTATCGATTATCTGATATTTACCGGACATAAGGGGCTGTTTGGTCCACCGGGTACCGGCGGTTTGTTTATTCGCCAGCCCGACACGGTAAAGCCGTTACATCTCGGTGGCACTGGGAGTAATAGCGAGCATCTGACCATGCCGGAGAGAATGCCCGACCGTTTTGAAGCGGGTACACCCAATATGGTCGGTATTTACGGGTTATTGGCGGCACTGGACAATGTGCCCGAGCCGCAACACAGTCGTAGCGACTTTTTTGCGTTAATGGCGGCCATCGAGGCGCTGCCGGGTTATCGTATTCAGCGCACCGAAAACCAGGATGCCCAGGGCGAAGTGATCTCGCTGCTGCACGATTGTATTGATGCGGCGACTCTGTCGTGGAAGCTGGAAAAAGAGTTTGGTATAGAAACCCGTCCGGGACTGCATTGCGCACCACTCGCTCATCAATTCCTGAACTCCTTTCCTGATGGCACCTGTCGTTTGTCACCCTCACCTCTGCATACGACAGCTGATTTCGACTACCTGATCACTGCCCTGGCGGCTATTTCCAGGGAAAGCGGCAGAGAGCACGTCAGGAAAGGCCGCGTATGA
- a CDS encoding C-GCAxxG-C-C family protein codes for MPIPKRTQPNSHLPAKEQAIANRRAEGLRRYSEASDKIRIEAETLYRNDKFLCSEAVFTTVNDYLGQPADARMVKMASGFPVGMGMAGCLCGALSGGVMALGLSHGREQAGAEIDKDMFPISAELHDRFIRRNKSTCCRKLIKDVEFGSQAHREQCIRFTGEVAADVIDLIENGITLVDMTNEGKTESSADCAGCEPETRRE; via the coding sequence ATGCCTATCCCGAAAAGAACCCAACCCAACAGCCATCTGCCCGCAAAAGAACAGGCCATTGCCAACCGCAGGGCCGAAGGGTTGCGACGTTATTCCGAGGCCAGCGACAAAATTCGCATCGAGGCCGAAACGCTCTATCGCAACGACAAATTCCTCTGTTCAGAAGCGGTATTCACGACAGTTAATGATTATTTAGGACAACCCGCTGATGCCCGAATGGTCAAAATGGCATCGGGATTCCCGGTCGGTATGGGGATGGCTGGTTGCCTCTGTGGCGCACTCTCCGGCGGGGTTATGGCGCTCGGACTCAGCCATGGCCGGGAACAGGCCGGTGCCGAGATAGATAAGGATATGTTTCCCATTTCCGCCGAGCTGCATGACCGCTTTATCAGGCGTAATAAAAGCACTTGCTGCCGCAAACTGATCAAGGATGTGGAATTTGGCTCTCAGGCACATCGGGAGCAATGCATTCGCTTCACCGGAGAAGTGGCCGCCGATGTGATCGACCTGATTGAGAACGGTATCACCTTGGTGGATATGACCAATGAAGGTAAAACAGAAAGCTCAGCAGATTGTGCCGGTTGCGAACCGGAGACCCGGCGTGAGTGA
- a CDS encoding META domain-containing protein: protein MKRLIHSCIVLAAGIALIGCSSHQLKGVDPQLVENKTWVLTSMNGLAASGPRVTMELRPATAQDGRIGGQAQCNRYFGNYQVANNKIIFTPMGGTRAGCPAPFMTKEAEYLATFPKLDNIVIKGNGLILNNQSGNQSLTYVAESASVSGQIAASAGTFAPGSEIIVVLQDSAMPNDPAGIIGIERIQVGRNVDVVDYMVNYAPELVNPGSNYELLAEVIQNGQVMFITAVKPSVQLKSAPVQQ from the coding sequence ATGAAAAGGTTGATCCACTCTTGTATTGTTTTGGCGGCAGGTATTGCTCTGATCGGGTGCAGTTCCCATCAGCTGAAAGGCGTTGACCCCCAGTTGGTTGAGAACAAAACCTGGGTCTTGACGTCAATGAACGGCTTGGCGGCATCGGGACCAAGAGTAACCATGGAACTTCGGCCTGCGACTGCCCAGGATGGACGTATTGGTGGTCAGGCCCAGTGTAACCGCTACTTTGGCAATTATCAGGTTGCCAACAACAAAATTATCTTTACCCCAATGGGAGGCACCAGAGCCGGCTGCCCCGCACCATTTATGACCAAGGAGGCAGAGTATCTGGCAACCTTCCCAAAACTGGACAACATTGTAATCAAAGGTAATGGACTGATATTGAATAATCAAAGTGGTAACCAGAGCCTGACTTACGTTGCTGAGTCAGCCAGTGTGAGTGGTCAGATTGCAGCCAGTGCCGGTACTTTTGCACCGGGTTCTGAAATTATTGTGGTTCTGCAGGATAGCGCCATGCCCAATGACCCGGCTGGCATCATTGGCATTGAGCGAATCCAGGTCGGCAGAAATGTGGATGTGGTGGATTATATGGTTAACTATGCGCCCGAGCTGGTGAATCCGGGCAGCAACTATGAGCTGTTGGCGGAAGTGATCCAGAATGGCCAGGTGATGTTTATTACGGCTGTGAAGCCCTCTGTTCAGCTTAAGTCTGCTCCGGTACAGCAATGA
- the selD gene encoding selenide, water dikinase SelD, with translation MSSQVLTDSIDLLKTVEYGGCSAKLSPTELAGILTELQFPGHPDLLVDISTHDDAGVYRINDETALIFTTDFFPPVCSDPEEFGEIAAANALSDVFAMGGKPLMVLNLMMYSTSELPVSGFARILKGGQNKTMEAGALVVGGHTIEDHPPKFGLAVIGTVHPERVIQ, from the coding sequence ATGTCTTCGCAAGTGTTAACAGACAGCATTGATCTGCTGAAAACCGTCGAGTATGGCGGCTGCTCTGCCAAGTTGTCACCGACGGAATTGGCCGGGATTTTGACTGAGTTGCAGTTTCCCGGCCACCCTGATCTGCTGGTGGACATCTCCACCCATGATGATGCCGGGGTCTATCGGATCAACGACGAGACAGCGCTGATCTTTACCACCGATTTCTTCCCGCCCGTGTGCAGTGATCCGGAGGAATTTGGTGAGATTGCCGCCGCTAATGCCCTGAGTGATGTGTTTGCCATGGGCGGTAAGCCACTGATGGTGCTGAATCTGATGATGTACTCTACCAGTGAGCTGCCGGTGAGTGGTTTCGCCCGGATTCTGAAAGGCGGGCAGAACAAGACCATGGAGGCGGGGGCTCTGGTGGTTGGTGGCCACACTATTGAGGATCATCCCCCCAAGTTTGGTCTGGCCGTGATCGGTACAGTCCATCCGGAACGTGTTATTCAGTAA
- the selD gene encoding selenide, water dikinase SelD: protein MLFSNSQAQVGDKLILTKPIGIGALISGHREKMASTEAYQKALAQMKLLNKTAAEIMVKYGTRCATDITGFGLLGHAREIANGSGLTLHLDMQQVPLLDEAYELFDDGCIPGAAFRNLQYVSDDARFREGMDYNLKMLSCDAQTSGGLLICAPAASANDILAELHASGLHPQAAIIGEVLPRDAEDVALVVE from the coding sequence GTGTTATTCAGTAACAGTCAGGCACAGGTTGGCGATAAACTGATACTGACCAAACCCATCGGTATTGGCGCGCTGATCTCTGGCCACCGGGAGAAAATGGCCAGCACCGAAGCCTATCAGAAGGCACTGGCGCAGATGAAACTGCTCAACAAAACCGCTGCTGAAATCATGGTGAAATACGGCACTCGTTGTGCAACCGATATCACCGGTTTTGGTCTGCTCGGACATGCCCGTGAAATTGCCAATGGGAGCGGGCTGACCTTGCACCTTGATATGCAGCAAGTGCCGCTGTTGGATGAAGCCTATGAGCTGTTTGACGATGGCTGTATACCGGGGGCGGCGTTCCGCAATTTGCAGTATGTCAGTGATGATGCCCGCTTCCGTGAAGGAATGGACTACAACCTGAAGATGCTTTCCTGTGATGCGCAAACTTCCGGTGGGTTGTTAATCTGTGCCCCTGCGGCCTCAGCGAATGACATACTGGCAGAGTTGCACGCTTCTGGCCTGCATCCGCAGGCGGCGATTATCGGTGAGGTATTACCGAGAGATGCCGAAGATGTTGCCCTGGTTGTAGAGTAA
- a CDS encoding hemolysin III family protein, with product MVPKSTAGNKLISRGYSLAEEIANSITHGLGALLSVAGLTLLVTFAAHQADVWRVVSFSIYGATMILLFLASTLYHSFQHPKTKKVFKILDHCSIYLLIAGTYTPFLLVSMRSVTGWILFAVIWTLAVAGIIFKVVFGSKYKKLSVSTYVLMGWLVLIASGELADNLSTGGIYWLVAGGFLYTAGVVFYLWKKLPFNHAIWHLFVLGGSACHFFSVLFHVLPAA from the coding sequence ATGGTTCCGAAATCTACAGCAGGCAACAAACTTATCAGCCGGGGCTACAGTCTGGCTGAAGAGATCGCCAACAGCATTACTCACGGTCTGGGAGCGCTGCTGAGTGTTGCCGGTCTGACGCTGCTGGTTACCTTTGCTGCTCATCAGGCTGATGTATGGCGAGTCGTCAGCTTCAGCATCTACGGCGCTACCATGATTCTGCTGTTTCTTGCCTCTACGCTTTACCACAGCTTTCAGCATCCAAAAACCAAGAAAGTCTTCAAAATACTGGATCACTGCTCCATTTATCTGCTGATTGCCGGAACCTACACGCCTTTTCTTCTGGTGAGCATGAGAAGCGTCACAGGCTGGATTCTTTTTGCTGTGATATGGACGCTGGCAGTAGCGGGTATCATCTTTAAAGTCGTGTTTGGATCAAAATACAAAAAGTTATCAGTCAGTACTTACGTTCTTATGGGATGGCTGGTGCTGATTGCTTCCGGAGAGCTGGCGGATAACTTGTCAACCGGTGGAATATACTGGCTGGTTGCCGGTGGATTTCTTTATACAGCTGGCGTTGTTTTTTATTTATGGAAAAAGCTGCCCTTTAATCACGCCATCTGGCACCTCTTTGTATTAGGTGGCTCGGCCTGCCACTTCTTTTCGGTTTTATTTCATGTATTACCAGCCGCTTGA
- the istA gene encoding IS21 family transposase gives MIKRQPLNAYSYAQYCHRYNQWRGCQKRSMRQLHNAGEKLFVDYAGPTMPIINPDTGEIAHNAQIFVAVLGASNYTYAEATLSQKTEDWLGSHERAFEFFGGVPEIVVPDNPKCAVIKACRYEPDLNPSYQHLACHYQVAVIPARPYKPKDKAKAEVGVQVVERWILARLRHEMFFTLAELNLRIRELLIELNLKPFKQLPGTRRSAFEQLDEPALKPLPKQSFVFAEFIKARVNVDYHIICKGHAYSVPHQLARQEVEVQATEHCVTIYANGKVVASHARKHTRGFTTLAVHMPERHRHHQDWTPERLLNWLTTLVRKSIVLFNHCWIARSILNKPIELHWGC, from the coding sequence GTGATCAAGAGACAGCCCCTCAATGCCTACAGCTATGCCCAGTACTGTCACCGTTACAATCAGTGGCGTGGTTGTCAAAAGCGATCTATGCGACAGCTGCACAATGCAGGTGAAAAGTTATTTGTTGATTATGCCGGGCCAACCATGCCAATCATCAACCCGGACACCGGCGAAATTGCCCACAATGCCCAGATATTTGTGGCAGTGCTGGGAGCGTCCAACTATACCTACGCTGAAGCGACTCTGTCACAAAAAACAGAGGACTGGCTGGGGTCTCATGAACGGGCCTTTGAGTTCTTTGGTGGGGTGCCAGAAATTGTTGTGCCAGACAACCCAAAGTGCGCAGTTATCAAAGCCTGTCGGTACGAGCCGGATCTCAACCCATCATACCAGCACCTGGCTTGTCACTACCAGGTGGCAGTCATTCCGGCACGCCCCTACAAACCCAAAGACAAGGCCAAAGCAGAAGTCGGTGTACAGGTAGTGGAGCGGTGGATACTGGCCAGGCTTCGTCATGAAATGTTCTTTACCCTGGCAGAGCTGAACCTGCGGATACGTGAGCTGTTAATCGAACTGAACCTGAAGCCCTTTAAGCAGTTGCCAGGAACGCGACGTAGTGCGTTTGAACAACTGGATGAACCAGCCCTCAAGCCACTGCCGAAGCAATCTTTTGTGTTCGCTGAGTTTATCAAGGCCCGGGTGAATGTGGATTATCATATTATCTGCAAGGGGCACGCCTACTCGGTTCCCCATCAGCTTGCCAGGCAGGAAGTAGAAGTACAGGCGACTGAGCACTGCGTCACGATCTACGCTAACGGTAAAGTGGTGGCCAGCCACGCTCGCAAGCACACACGTGGATTTACGACGTTAGCAGTTCATATGCCGGAACGACATCGTCACCATCAGGATTGGACGCCTGAGCGTTTACTTAACTGGCTAACGACATTGGTCAGGAAGTCTATTGTTTTATTCAATCACTGCTGGATAGCAAGGAGCATCCTGAACAAGCCTATCGAGCTTCATTGGGGCTGCTAA
- a CDS encoding IS4 family transposase produces MTCFDRSELLSMAEQLGFTIRQRDIRPLDFILSLIDALAGDGNCDTQADLHRKFNELTGLNVSYRSWANQAKKDALPTLILWLWVQCLEIFSRKVMAFDEDSPFSEFEHILIQDGSSQAVYDALKEAFPGRFSTVSPAAVELHTTMDLLTNNLVRVQLTEDTRSERDCLPPLPTSMAYILMLMDAGYFELELFAAIDDREGSFICKAPQSINPTILSAVREDGKNLNRYKGQKLKDVLSGFPKDQCLDLDVEWPGFKAWPFRLVVRWNDKKQKWVFVVTNLNRVEFTLSDVLQAYRLRWQIELIFKEIKSYSGWHRFNTKSATLVFSLILMSFVVVTLKRYLAHAAQANLCESGSIEEISTHKVMKSGTHLFGNVISSLMNAGKSLVSCIKKLLDFWGNNAKREHPARDGCSGRTRLGFCAVGGA; encoded by the coding sequence TTGACCTGTTTCGACCGGTCAGAACTCCTAAGTATGGCGGAACAGCTTGGTTTTACTATACGACAGCGAGATATCCGTCCTTTGGATTTTATCCTCTCACTGATCGATGCCCTCGCTGGTGATGGAAACTGCGATACCCAGGCGGATCTACACCGTAAATTTAACGAGTTGACGGGGCTGAATGTCTCTTATCGTTCTTGGGCAAATCAAGCTAAAAAGGACGCGCTGCCTACTCTTATCCTGTGGCTATGGGTGCAGTGTCTGGAAATATTTTCCCGCAAAGTCATGGCGTTTGATGAAGACAGTCCATTTTCAGAGTTTGAGCACATTCTGATTCAGGACGGTTCGTCACAAGCTGTCTATGATGCCCTGAAAGAAGCATTTCCCGGCAGGTTCTCAACGGTCAGTCCTGCTGCCGTCGAGCTTCATACGACAATGGATCTTCTCACCAACAACCTGGTGCGGGTGCAGCTGACTGAAGATACCCGTTCAGAAAGAGACTGTCTGCCACCACTGCCAACATCCATGGCCTATATCCTGATGCTAATGGATGCCGGTTATTTTGAGCTGGAACTCTTTGCCGCTATTGATGACAGGGAGGGTTCTTTTATCTGCAAGGCACCTCAGAGTATCAACCCGACGATACTCAGCGCGGTACGGGAGGATGGCAAGAATCTCAATCGCTACAAAGGACAAAAACTGAAGGATGTACTGTCTGGCTTCCCCAAAGACCAGTGCCTCGACCTGGATGTAGAATGGCCGGGATTCAAAGCCTGGCCATTCCGCTTGGTTGTCCGCTGGAATGACAAAAAACAGAAGTGGGTTTTCGTTGTGACCAACCTGAACCGGGTGGAGTTCACCTTGAGTGATGTGCTCCAGGCCTATCGTCTACGGTGGCAGATAGAGCTGATTTTCAAAGAGATCAAATCCTATTCAGGGTGGCATCGTTTTAACACCAAATCAGCGACACTGGTGTTTAGCCTGATTCTGATGTCCTTTGTGGTTGTGACGTTGAAAAGGTACCTTGCCCATGCTGCACAGGCGAACCTCTGTGAAAGTGGGAGCATTGAGGAAATCTCGACGCACAAGGTGATGAAAAGTGGGACTCACCTGTTTGGTAATGTGATTTCATCGTTGATGAATGCAGGAAAGTCATTGGTCTCATGCATTAAAAAGCTACTGGACTTCTGGGGAAATAATGCGAAACGAGAACACCCTGCACGGGATGGTTGTTCAGGGCGTACAAGATTAGGCTTCTGTGCAGTGGGTGGAGCTTAA